In Rhodopirellula sp. P2, the DNA window TGGCTGAGGGAGACGCGGGCTGGTAACTGGCCGCAAAAGCTTGCAAGGCGCCGAGTTGTGTTTTCCAAATGGGTGTTCGCTCGAACTGACCGGCCATCGGTGATGTGCCGGTGGCGTGGTACAGTTTCGCAATCATTTTCGCAGTCGATTGATTTGGTTTGAGCCGGTTGGCGAGGGTCATCGCTTCGGCCGCCAGCCAATCCATTCCCGAGACGCGATACAACTCGCTGACTTTGGCAAGGTTTTTCAGTTCACGGGCTGCTTGTTCCGTGCTGAAACAAATTTCACGCGCATAACCGCTGAGCAAAGTTGCCAAGGGGCGCGAGGCATCATCGGTCCAACTGGTTTGGATGGATTGGGCCAGTCCCGGGTCGCCTAAAAAGTCGCACCCGCTCAACACGGCGTCACATCCTTGCAGCAGATCTTGATCCAATTGCTTGATGCGTCGTTGGATGATCTTGGCAGCCGTTGCGGTCGCTCGGGGATCGGACTGCCGGAGCAATAGCAGCGGGTAGTGAAGTCCGGCGAAGGTTTGACATGCCGTCGAGGACGAGCCTTTCTTTCGCGATGCAGTTGGCATGGCGGTGGCAAAGTGTTGGATCGCTTGATCCTGGTCACCATGCAGCAGGCAGACCAGCCCAAGGATTTCGGGGCGTTGGTGTTTCAGCAGTTCCGCCAACGGCTGCAAAGCGGCAACGCGGCCCGCGGCAAACAATAAATCGACACCCACCGAAATGGCAGCCTCGTCCTCGGGGGACGAGCGTTTCAACCAAGCTTCGACGTGATCGATCATCGCCGCCGAGCCATTCGCCGTGTGCAACAGGGGCGGTCCGAAGACCCGCCAGTAGGCATCTTGAAGTTCGAAAGGCAGGCCTTCGTAGACGGTCTCGTCAAAGGGCGTCAGCAGGCCCAGTGTTCGTGCTTGGACCGCGTCCTCTGAGGCATGGTCGAAGTAGCCCTCCAAATCGCCTTGATAGAATGCGATCCGTTGTTGCTTTAGTTTGTCTGAAGGCTGATGTCGCTCCCAGGAGTATCGGTGTGATTTGTGAAATGCGTTCACGATGGCCACCAGATCCGAGAACGTACCTTCGTGGATCGATGATCTCAGAATCGCATCGCCCAGGGACGGCCGAATTTGGAATTTGGTGCTGGATGGAAGCTGAATGTAGCCGTTGTTTCGCAGTTGACTCATCATCGGCTTGATGACGGCCTGGGTGATCTTGGGAGGTCCTGGTTTGCCAAGCTTGGTCAAGCAAGGCAGCGCTTTTCGCACCATTTTCGATAGATCGGACAGGTCGACCGGGCCCCAAGCGACGGCGAGGAGTTGACATGTCAACTGCTGCAGTCCATCAAGAGATTCGAAGGGTCTTTTCGTTCCGCGGGATGACAATGGTTGAGATTCCAAGTTGATCTGGGATTGGCAGTCTGGGAGCAGCGATCCAGCACTGAGTCGACGGCTCACTGGACCTCTTCCCGAGCGAAAAAAGGATAGTCTTCCCGGTGGGCGTTGCCTAACCGGGGACCGGCTCCTTTTGCGCCGTTCGATCGGTTCTTCGAGGATTCAGTCGGGAGAAGTCGTGGACGAGCCCGGAGGATGTCGCAGCCTCCGGCGGTGTTCGCTTCGCTCGACCGCCGGCTACTCTCTTGAACGCCTCCGGCGTGTTCCCGTTGGCGAGGTCGAACAGGCTGATGGAGGCTGAGCTCCGCTCTTGTGAAACACTGGCGTGAAACGTTTCGGGGGTGAATTGGGGTTTTTCTCATCCACGCGGATTTGCTACGTCGGAGGTTGAATTGTTCAATGAATCTTCCCGTCTCGGATGAACCGCATGGCGAGTCGCCTTTTCCAGTCGATCGTTCCGTTGATGTCTGTCCTCCTGACGGCCCCTGTTTTGGTGCTGTGCGGAGGCTGTCACGATGGCCCCATGTATGCACTCAAGCATGCCAATCCCTACTTCACGATGCGTCAGTGGAAGGCGGATGAGGCGATCGGGGTGACGGATCACAAGCGTCGCAACGAACTGCAGTCGCTGGCGGATTCGATGATCGCCATGCCGGAAGAACGCCAGCTGACTTGGACACCGCACCTGGAACAGATCTATGAAAACGATCCCAGCGCCGAGATGCGTCGATTGGCGATCTTGGCCGCCGGGCGTTCGAAAGACGCGAGCACGCTGGATTTGGTTGCCAAAGGCCTGCAAGACGACAACCTGAAGGTTCGCATGGAAGCTTGCCGTGCGTTGGGTGAGCGGCCCGAAGAACGGGCGGCGCAGTTGTTGGCCTCGATCGCAGGAGAATCCCAAGACCAAGACGTCCGCCACGCCGCCATCGCGGCGCTGGGCAAGCACCCCGGCGAGATCTCAACCAATTCGCTCAAGCTGGCCCTTCAAGACCGAGATCCTGCCACGCAAGACTTGGTGCTCGAAACGCTTCGTGAGAGCACCGGGAAAGACCTGGGCGACGACCCGGCTGAATGGATCGCCGCCCTGAACGGTCCGACAAGTGAAGAGCCTGCCAACGGTTCGCTGTTCCGGTAACGCAATCGTTCGGAAGCAAATCGGCGATCGCAGAGCGGCTTGCGTTTTCGGGTCGCGGAACTCGTCCAAGGTATCGATTTGCATCCTGAATCGCCGAAAGTCTTGACGACTTCCGCGACGGATGGAATTCCAAAACCAAACTTCGCCGCAGGGCTCGTCGATTGGACGGAGCCCATCGACGACTTTGCCGATGGCGAATTAGATTTTGCCGTCGAGACCCATTTGGTAGTACTTGTGGGTGATCTTGTCTTGGTTTTCGAGCAACCAATCGATCGACGGCTCGTTGTTCATCGCTTTGTGAATCGCTTGCGTCATCGCGCGACGGTGAATATCGAACAAGGCCTTGTGATCCAAGTTGTCGTCATCGATGACACCGGGGTTCAACCACACACTGCAAATGATGCCGAGGTCGTTGGCTTTTTCCTTGGGGAGGTCGCCGGCGCGAACGGCATCCAAAACTCCGTTGGCGATCGCGGCTTGGACCGTGCCCATCAGAATGTTGGTGTAACGGCTGTTTTTGACCGTCACCTTGCTGACGCACAATGTCACCGGACGGACTTGGATGTCGGTGTTCAGAATCGCGAAGACTTTGGAGTGACCCATCGATTGGTCACCCGTCAAAGTGGCCAGGGCGGTGCCAACGGGGCCGTCGAGTTCGCCAATGACGACTTCGGGTTCCGCAGCGGTGAAGGGTGGGCCACCGGCGACAAGGGATTCACCCGTGCGAAGGACAATGCGATCTGACATCAAAGAACTCAATCAAAGAGGAAGAGGGTGGGCTCTGTCAAAGCCACGTTCAAACGGGTTGCGGGTCAGCACCGTAGCGGAAGTCGTCAAGACTTTCGGGATTTCAGCACCGTAGCGGAAGTCGTCAAGACTTTCGGGATTTCGTCAAGCAAGTCGAAACTCTTGAGGAGTTTCGCTGCCCTGACTGGTGGATTGATCCGCTGGTCCACTCGCTGACGCTTCGGGTTGGGATCGATTGGCTGATGCACCAACGAAGGCCGAACACCAGCGGTGCGTCAGCGTCAACGATGCGGTTCAGCACCGTAGCGGAAGTCGTCAAGACTTTCGGGATTTCGTCAAGCAAGTCGAAAATCTTGAGGAGTTTCGCGACCCTGACTGGTGGATTGATCCGCTGGTCCACTCGCTGACGCTTCGGGTTGGGATCGATTGGCTGATGCACCAACGAAGGCCGAGCGTCCAACGGTGTCAGCGATCAGCTGGCGTCGGTGTAGTAGCCAGGTTCGTCCTTGTTGTCGCCGTTGAAATCACCCACGATCGGTTGAGAATCCGCTGACTCTCGGGTCACGACAATGCGTTTGTCGTTGGCCGTCAGCTTGCGGTCCCCATCGCTGTCGATGATCCAGACATCGCCTCGAACCACACCGATTTCATCGATGCCGTCGCCGTCGAAGTCGCCCACGATCGGCTCGTCACCGGGACGACCAAAGTCGTGCGGTTTGGTTTTGCCAGTCCAGCGACCATCGGCATCGTCATCGAGCAACCACTGGCCGCCACGGAAAACACCGATTTGGTCGATGCCGTCGCCATTCCAGTCGCCGGCGATGGGTGTGTCGACTTGTTCGCCGTACTGGAAGACGTGGTCCACCGCATCGGCCAACAGTCCCCCGTCTTCGCCACGCATCAACATGCGTTGTTGATCTTCGTTGGCAGTGGTTTCACGGGGGACCAATTCCTCACGTGTCAGGCCACGTCGACGTGTGTTGGCTGGGTCGGGCAAACCGGGGTCGCGGCGGATCCGAGCCCAGTCGTTTTCCCAGCGTCGTCCGAAGATCCCGACATCGTCTTTGCCGTCGCCGTCCCAGTCACCCACCACGGGGCGATCGAGTTCCGTTCCGAGGCGAACCCAGAGGTCGCCGGCGTCCCATTTGCCGTTGCCGTTGAGGTCCACGAACCATTGTCCACCGATGAACAACACCGCTTCGTCAACACCATCGCCATCGAAGTCGCCGGTCAGCGCGGTGGCATCGGGGTGTCCCATTTGGATGTGAGAGCCCGAGTCGGGCTGTGAAGCCAGCGTCCGAACCGTGGGGGTTTGGATGTGCCAGAAACCCGCCATCAAATCGTTGCGGAGCAGCGAACTTGGCAGCTTGCCTTTTCGTTCGCTTCCTTCTTCGCCATCGCCATCGAGCTCGGTGCGGTAGTTGGCCGGACGAATCAGGTCGCCGTTGTCGGAGAACTCATCCGCCTGAACGATTCCCGAATCAGCACCGTCGCCGCGGGGGAAGCCACCATTGATCACGCTCAAGTGCCAACTGACCTGCCATTCATCGGCAAAGAAGAATTGCTGGCGGGGATCCTGGTGGATTCCAAATGCCATCGGTCGGATCGGGGTCTCGAACGTTTCGATGGGCACCCAGGGGCGACTGATCGGATCGGGGGTCGGGTATTCTTGAGGAGGAACGTCTGGCGGATCTTCGATGGCGATTTCGCTGAAGTTGTTGTCGGCACTGGTCTGGCCGGCACCCACGAACAATTGCAGGATCGCATCGAACTTGGGATCGGTGGATGAATCCGCCATCAGGTTTTGAACGGACGTTGGGAACGTCAATGTTCCTTCGCCGCTGTCGGACACAAAGTCAGCCACGTTGAGTGCCAAGCCGCCGAGTGTACCGGGCGTGTCCAACGAATCGATGAAGCCCGCGGGTTGGACTTGGTAAACCGAGTAAACCGTTTCAGGCCGCAAACCGCTGAAGACGTAGAAACCATTTTCGTCGGTGGTGACGCGAATGGTTTCCGTGCCATAGGTTCCCGCGAGGGCTCCGGTGGAGCTGTTGATGGGACTGCCCAACACATTCCGAAGTTCGAGTGTGACGCCGGGCAACCGAGTGTCGTCCTCGGTCAATTCGCCGTCACGGTATTCACGCAAGTCTTCCGGGCTGGGGGCTTCGCGAAGCACCAGGTTCTCGCCGTCTTGGAAGACGTACCCTGTGATCGTTGCGGGTGGCAATTCAGGGAAGTCATAGCCGATCGCGTTGATGCCACCAGGGATGGTGATCTCACCGATCACGTCGCTGCGAAGGATGCGGCCGCCGAAGTCGCCGACGATCTGACCCCCTTGGAAATAGCCATCGGGTTGCGACTCGTGAACCGAGTAGGTTCCCGGCGGCAACGAATCAAACGTGTAGCGACCTTGGTTGTCGGTCTGCGTTGTCGCGATGACTTGATCGGTCTCATCACGCAACTCGATGATCACGTTGGCCAGCGGAGTCTCGCCATCGTCGAAGACGCTGTTGCGAACCGTGTCGGCCCAGACCATGCCTGAGATCGTGCTGGGCAGAACTTCGCAGAAGTCGTAGTGGGTCAGCGACTCGCCCCAACCGACCGGGATCGTTGAGATCACATCGTCGACGCTGTCGTTGCCGCCTGCGCTGCCAGCCATTTGGCTGCCGTGGAAGTAGCCGTCCGGTTGCGTTTCGCGAACGGTGTAGGAACCGGCCTGCAAGTTTCCAAAGTGATACGATCCATCCGCAATCGTGGTGGTCGTGGTGACCAATTCACCGGCCGAGTTGAACAACTCGATCAACACGCCGCCCAGTCCCGGTTCGTCGTGGTCTTGGAAGCAGTCCGCGTCTTTGTCGACGTAAACAACACCCGACAACTCCGATGGCAATCGCTCGCAGAAGTCGTAATCGGTCAGCGTTTCTCCCCAGCCGATGTCGATGGTCGAGATCACGTCGGCCAGACTGTCATCGCCGCCGCCCGAGCCCGCCATCTGTCCACCGTGGAAGTAGCCTTCTGGTTGCGTTTCGCGAACGGTGTAGACGCCCGATTTCAAGTTGCCAAAGTGATATTCACCGTTGGCGTCGGTGGTCGTGCTGCCGACCAAGGCACCGTTCTCATCGAACAGTTCCACGATCACGCCCGCCAGCCCCATCTCGTCTGCATCGCGGAAGCAATCGGCGTCTTTGTCGACGTACACGATGCCGGACAACTCGGAGGGCAACAATTCGCAGAAGTTGTACTGCGTCAGGGTTTCGCCCCAGCCCATGTCGATGGTCGAGATCACATCGGCTTGGGAATCGTTGCCGCCGTGGCTGCCTGCTTTTTGGCCGCCATGGAAATACCCGCTGGGTTGAATTTCACGAACGGTGTAGAAACCGGCTGGCAGGAAGGTGAACCTGTACGAACCCGATGCATCGGTGAGCGTGGTCGCAATGACCTCGCCGGCTTCGTTGATCAACTCAACGCGAACGCCCGACAGGCCTTCTTCGCCTGAATCGCGGAAGCAATCGGCGTCACGATCGACGTACACGACCCCGGAAATTTCCGATGGTGGCCGCTCGCAGAAGTCGTAGTCCACGGCGACTTCGCCCGACGTCAAGGTGATCGAGCCAATTCGGCTGCCGTTTTCGCTGA includes these proteins:
- the fae gene encoding formaldehyde-activating enzyme, with product MSDRIVLRTGESLVAGGPPFTAAEPEVVIGELDGPVGTALATLTGDQSMGHSKVFAILNTDIQVRPVTLCVSKVTVKNSRYTNILMGTVQAAIANGVLDAVRAGDLPKEKANDLGIICSVWLNPGVIDDDNLDHKALFDIHRRAMTQAIHKAMNNEPSIDWLLENQDKITHKYYQMGLDGKI
- a CDS encoding HEAT repeat domain-containing protein; this translates as MNRMASRLFQSIVPLMSVLLTAPVLVLCGGCHDGPMYALKHANPYFTMRQWKADEAIGVTDHKRRNELQSLADSMIAMPEERQLTWTPHLEQIYENDPSAEMRRLAILAAGRSKDASTLDLVAKGLQDDNLKVRMEACRALGERPEERAAQLLASIAGESQDQDVRHAAIAALGKHPGEISTNSLKLALQDRDPATQDLVLETLRESTGKDLGDDPAEWIAALNGPTSEEPANGSLFR
- a CDS encoding MSCRAMM family protein, coding for MRIESLESRRLMVADPIHVGLVYLETDYLESDQDVGSDSKGDRFLLSFTGGAPGTELTELIIRTDKDGDGISVGDPIFDTEVGGRGKNGAHPFTVQNIETLDGTPADVTASVDDGGQFLKLNFRGFSAGDRLEFTIDVDEVLRNLPDLEEFNSRLDVITSGQEFQDSILEALFEAPNYYAAEADAIFLNDFGDPAQEYGLDLPPDEGTDIDSRPNRSAAAVGTATQTPIPASIGGFVYRDDNDSGTKDAGEVGLGGVTVRLIPVDTIAPQNPLEAKTKADGSYQFTNLMPGRYRIVEVDQPADLEDGQDAAGTIDGQVVGSAINPGDEIRDIVLGGGDVGVEYNFGEVPLGSIGGFVYLAAPGADCDGDHDAGDSTPLQNVEVRLLDEQGKLVATTRTGADGSYLFDDLRTGVYEIVEITPDGLLDGGSHPGEIRTIASNIFVPIGGSVDGGRITNVALPPGGEGHEYNFCEAAPGTLSGEVYHDRDNDGNRDAGEEAIPGTELVLVGSDGNVVATTITGPNGEYKFSGLAADTYRIIETQPLGYIDGIDSVGQIDGTTVGGLGSDSDSFVSVTLRQGLHGVNYDFGERQLASLSGRVHVDFDEDCFRDDDEPVLEGVTITLVDDSGKQVAQTQTDADGRYTFTDLIPGNYTVIETQPDGYFEGGAKPGSAGGVSENGSRIGSITLTSGEVAVDYDFCERPPSEISGVVYVDRDADCFRDSGEEGLSGVRVELINEAGEVIATTLTDASGSYRFTFLPAGFYTVREIQPSGYFHGGQKAGSHGGNDSQADVISTIDMGWGETLTQYNFCELLPSELSGIVYVDKDADCFRDADEMGLAGVIVELFDENGALVGSTTTDANGEYHFGNLKSGVYTVRETQPEGYFHGGQMAGSGGGDDSLADVISTIDIGWGETLTDYDFCERLPSELSGVVYVDKDADCFQDHDEPGLGGVLIELFNSAGELVTTTTTIADGSYHFGNLQAGSYTVRETQPDGYFHGSQMAGSAGGNDSVDDVISTIPVGWGESLTHYDFCEVLPSTISGMVWADTVRNSVFDDGETPLANVIIELRDETDQVIATTQTDNQGRYTFDSLPPGTYSVHESQPDGYFQGGQIVGDFGGRILRSDVIGEITIPGGINAIGYDFPELPPATITGYVFQDGENLVLREAPSPEDLREYRDGELTEDDTRLPGVTLELRNVLGSPINSSTGALAGTYGTETIRVTTDENGFYVFSGLRPETVYSVYQVQPAGFIDSLDTPGTLGGLALNVADFVSDSGEGTLTFPTSVQNLMADSSTDPKFDAILQLFVGAGQTSADNNFSEIAIEDPPDVPPQEYPTPDPISRPWVPIETFETPIRPMAFGIHQDPRQQFFFADEWQVSWHLSVINGGFPRGDGADSGIVQADEFSDNGDLIRPANYRTELDGDGEEGSERKGKLPSSLLRNDLMAGFWHIQTPTVRTLASQPDSGSHIQMGHPDATALTGDFDGDGVDEAVLFIGGQWFVDLNGNGKWDAGDLWVRLGTELDRPVVGDWDGDGKDDVGIFGRRWENDWARIRRDPGLPDPANTRRRGLTREELVPRETTANEDQQRMLMRGEDGGLLADAVDHVFQYGEQVDTPIAGDWNGDGIDQIGVFRGGQWLLDDDADGRWTGKTKPHDFGRPGDEPIVGDFDGDGIDEIGVVRGDVWIIDSDGDRKLTANDKRIVVTRESADSQPIVGDFNGDNKDEPGYYTDAS